TTCAATCACAAAAGCAAAAGTTTTTGTTGTAGGACATTCACAGGTTTGATTCTTTCATAGCATCTATATCTTATGTAACTATAAGGTTTTCTCTCATTGCCATTGCATCTTATGtttgtttttttcattttatattcaGGGAACAATCATGTCTCTTGCTGCTTTCACTAAGCCAGATATTGTGGAGATGGTCAAAGCTGCAGCACTTCTTTGTCCTATATCATATTTAGATCATATCACCACAGATTTTGTGCTTGCATTAGTCAAAATGCGTCTTGATGAGGTAATGAAATAGTGTCTCGCCGTGTTAGTTTCACTATATATGACTTCAATACTCTGACAAATTTTATGCTATGGATTAGATAATTCTTGCATTGGGCATCCATCAACTTAATTTCAAAAGGTTCCGCAAAATCTTTCACTTCTTTATCCAGTATCCTTATGATCTTCTATTGCGTTTCTTTAAAGTCCTGACTCTTCTTATAATTTTTGCAGTAATATGGGGACTCAAATCATGGATATGATGTGCGATGGGCATATTCACTGTGACATCTGGCTTAGTGCTATTACAGGTTCTTCTTCATTATACATCCCCACTTTCTATGCATTTCCTACTTGTTCAGTACAAGTTCTCTATTGTACTTCTTAAGCTAGATGTGAAGGATTAGGTTTACCTGTTGATGTCAAAATGAATTTGGTTGGTTCTACCATTCTTTCAGCACTAGCATCTTACCGGGACATTGTTTTGCTCTATGATCTCTGCAATTTGGTAAAATGACTATTTTTCTGATTCTAACTTCCCATCATAAGCTTAGAACTTTGTCAATTGCTGGTGTAGAATGGTTCGACTATCTTAAGCAAGAATTGGCCAGCTTAAAAGACGGTAGATCCTAGAAACATCTTACAAGTCAGCGTCCAAGTCATTTCGAATGTATCCTCTATGTGAACTTAGTTTGCTGCTTAAAGTTTTAGCTGCCATTCACACTAGAGAAATCCATTTTTCAGTATATAACTACCCTTGGAAAAGCAATAATTCTAGACTGGATTGAGTACGTTGGATATCCCTACTCCTATTTTTAGTAACTGTAATAATATTAAGCTCATTTGGTAACTATTTAACTATATTAGGCAACTATTTACTTGATATAACAAAATTAGGCAACTTTATTGGGAATGTTATCTGGAATTGGCTATAGGAACTGTTGGAAGTAATGTAAAGCTGTTTTATAACTAGACAAGGATTGAGTGATTGTTGTTAAGCATTTTCAAGCTTTCTGCCTAGCTATATGTTTACAGTGGTTCAAAAGCAACTAAAACTGAACGAGTTTGCTTTAAGTTCTTGATAGTTATGTTCAACTTCATGCATAGCATATTGGTTTATCCTTATATAGCAGGTTGGTTTTTTATATGGCGTATTGGGCTTGGTCATGGAATTCATTATCAAATATTTCATCCCAAAGTGGAAAAAGATGTCCTTGCTTTTTTCATATTCAGTTCACGTTAATTTGGTTTATTACTTTGTTCATCATTTATCGCTATCAATGGCAGTATGGGTTGCTTTATATTTTTTGCGTGTCTTCTAATTGAGGCATAAACTATCTAAAAAAGTATGAACTTTTCTAATCTTTCCATACTTTCTCGATGATCAATATTCATGCAGGCAAGAATTGTTGCTTCAATGATTCACGGATTGATTTCTATCTTGAATACGAACCTCACCCATCATCCTCGAAGAACTTGCATCATCTCTTCCAGAGTATGTACATGCTTtcaattatgcaaaatataGTATGccattattattttcttttttcaagtgGGATTGGGAACAGTAAGTTTGGCCCCTGGGGTTGGGGTGACAAGGACTGGATGTCAGATCTAGTTTAAAGCTAGAACCCCGACCACTAAACCAATTTTTAGGGGTTTGTCTCCTATTCCCTGTTCATCTCAATTTCTTGAATCATCTTTCTTCagttttctttttgttaatgTCTCCTGGCCAAGGTTTAAATGAGGACTTTCCTCCTTGGGGACTGTTTTACCTCCTTAGTTTCACcaaatatgttgatgttgttatgatCTTTGTTCCTTTGAGTGTGTTCACGTTGTAGGTTAACTGCACATATTGTCATTCTGGTCATTATATTTCCTGATCCAAAATCTTGCAGTGATCCGTAAAGGTAGTTTTGCTATGTATGATTACGGAATGTGGAGAAACCTCATGCGCTATAACCAACCCAAGCCCCCAGTATTTGATATCAGCCAGATTCCCACTTCATTGCCATTGTGGATGGGTTATGGGGGCAATGACGCGTTAGCAGATGTCATCGACGTCCAACATACACTAAAGGAGTTGAAATCCAAGCCAGATCTGCTTTATATTGAGGAATATGGTCATATTGACTTCCTCCTGAGTATAACGGCAAAATCAGATGTTTATGATGGCATGATTAGGTTTTTCAATTCTGTACAAAAGGTAAGCAGTTTTAAGTAGTGGCTGATTAGTATGTGTCATGTGTAGTGGTCCTGGCCTCTTCCTTGTCCATAGTCTTGTACATAGCATGATGATGTGCTACCTCTTCAGATCCTAATAGTTTCTGGCAAATATGGTGTGTATATAAAACCATTACCAGTCCTTGTATAAGTGGTTTAAAAGTGCAGGTCTATCAGTTCCTTGAATTTCTAGGCAAAAGTTACTCCTACAGTACATTATGTTTCCATATATAGTATTGCATTCCTACTCATTGTCGTAAGGAATTTGTTGCCTGTTGACCTCCCACTGCTCAAAACTGTCCTCTGCACATTGTCAAAAACAGTTCATTTCCACAGCTTTAGAAAAGTCTTTTCTGAAGCCGCTAAGTTACAACTCTTTTCGTGTGAAAATACCACGGAGCCTAAGTCAAACGAAACTTATAGCCTGTTTCgccaagcttttttttttttctttcaataagtgcttattttaaagagggcaaaggtgcaaatatacccctcaactttgtgatttagaTTAGATATATTCCcgttaaaaaagtggtgtatCTATACACTTGCAGTTACAAAATTGTACAAATATATCCTTTTCGCTAAcaggatttttaaaaaaaaatcatttaacttattttttaaataaaaaaagatgtcatgtggctttaaaaaaaagtctactctttatttttattttttttcgagtagacatatttttctaactccacatggtaatttttttttttaaagccacagggatattttttaaaacgaacTGAAcacgacacacacacacacacacacacacacacacacacacacacacacacacacacacacacacagaaaaaaaaaaaaaaaaaaaaatgggtagacttttttgtAAAGCCACGTggtatttttcttaatttgaaaataaactaaatgatttttaaaaaatattccgtcaaagaatatatatatttgcatattttataaatgatatattTACACACACTTTTATAATGGGGTatataccacacacacacacacacacacacacacacacacacacacacacacacacacacaca
This is a stretch of genomic DNA from Lycium ferocissimum isolate CSIRO_LF1 unplaced genomic scaffold, AGI_CSIRO_Lferr_CH_V1 ctg8274, whole genome shotgun sequence. It encodes these proteins:
- the LOC132045857 gene encoding triacylglycerol lipase 1; the encoded protein is MIGKSTAIISTEERQKRRILSSLAQSSKMDHSGALIVFLLFYAGTSVPQLQVTGGGLCAHLIQPAGFSCAEHLTKTKDGYLLGLQRVSSRSAIVRGKMGPPVLLIHGLFMAGDAWFMNSASESLGFILADQGFDVWVGNVRGTRWSHGHVSLSVKNKDFWDWSWEELALYDLAEMIRYVNSITKAKVFVVGHSQGTIMSLAAFTKPDIVEMVKAAALLCPISYLDHITTDFVLALVKMRLDEIILALGIHQLNFKSNMGTQIMDMMCDGHIHCDIWLSAITGKNCCFNDSRIDFYLEYEPHPSSSKNLHHLFQMIRKGSFAMYDYGMWRNLMRYNQPKPPVFDISQIPTSLPLWMGYGGNDALADVIDVQHTLKELKSKPDLLYIEEYGHIDFLLSITAKSDVYDGMIRFFNSVQKVSSFK